From a region of the Butyrivibrio sp. AE3004 genome:
- a CDS encoding VanZ family protein has protein sequence MVFACIMLLFTIFRREPGSKSERIYTHLNLGFSRSAIYSENQIIYCIFNILLFVPWGIILSLYRKREFFFRIVIMTSLTGFLSSFFIEILQRITRTGSFEVTDIIMNILGTTVGATLGYILIVILKRERKIK, from the coding sequence ATGGTTTTTGCATGCATTATGCTATTGTTCACGATTTTTAGAAGGGAACCTGGTTCGAAGTCTGAAAGAATATATACGCATTTAAATCTTGGTTTTTCGAGGAGTGCTATTTATTCAGAAAATCAGATAATTTATTGCATATTCAATATACTACTGTTTGTTCCTTGGGGAATTATTCTTAGCTTGTATAGAAAAAGGGAATTTTTTTTTAGAATAGTGATAATGACTTCGCTCACAGGATTTCTAAGCAGTTTTTTTATTGAAATTTTACAGCGCATTACAAGAACAGGCTCTTTTGAAGTGACTGATATTATCATGAATATTCTGGGAACAACTGTTGGAGCTACATTAGGTTATATTCTTATTGTTATTTTGAAAAGAGAGAGAAAAATAAAATGA